The Flavobacterium johnsoniae UW101 genomic interval TAAATTGTTTTACTAACGTCACTTTACGATTAAGTTTAAAAATAATAAAGTATGATTCAAATCATATTTCTGAAAAAATGGTTTGTCTTTCTTTGTAAAGGTTAAAGAAAATTATTAATTCAGCTTAATAAAATTCAAATTAAAAACGGGATTCCTTAGATTCCCGTTTTCTTTAATTAACCACTTTATTCATCATTGCTTTTGCAATATTTTTGGCTCTTATTTTTACCTCATCAGCCTTTTCTCCTTCAAACAAATCATCGACCGTTTTTCTCCATAATTGAGTCCAGTGCAAAAAATGAGTTTCGCTTAAAGTGCTTTTATCATTCAGCAGGCGGTGTTTCATCATTGGGTTTCCGTCAAAATTTCCGGTATGAAAAAGAATATTATCCCAAAAATCATACATAATCGGGAGGTGTTTTTCCCAATTCACAACAGCTATTTTGGTAAACAAATAACCAATTGTTTCGTCAGTTTGAATTTTGTGATAAAAAGCATCTACCAATACTTTGATATCTTCCTTATTTCTAATATCGGTTTTCATGTCCTTGTTTTTAATTTCTTTCTATTTCCAAACTATAGAAAACTTTAGATCAAAAATCCAAAACTAATAGTTCATAAAGTATGATTGTAATCATATCCTGCTAAAAAACATTGATTTCAAGAGATTTACTTCTACAATAAAAAAATAAATGTAAAACAGTATGACTGGAATCATAATTTGAAAAATTTGATGATACTACATTTACCATATCAAAATTAGCTTAACAGCATTTCGAAAAACAAATTTCAATAAAAACCACAAACTTTCTCAACAGCAGTATTTCATTAAAAAATGGGCTTTGCTGTTGAAAAAACAAGACTTTAATAATGGACAAAAAATTTTTGATACAGGAAATCATCCGCTTAAAACAAGAAAAAAATGCTGTAATTCTGGCTCATTATTATCAAAATGAGGAAATTCAGGAAATAGCAGATTTTATTGGAGACAGTCTTGAATTATCAAAAAAAGCACAAAATACAAATGCCGATGTTATTGTTTTTGCCGGAGTTCACTTTATGGCAGAAACTGCCAAAATATTAAATCCTGACAAAAAAGTTGTACTTCCGGATTTCAACGCAGGATGTTCTCTCGCTGACGGCTGCAATCCTAAAGATTTTAAATTATTTAAAGAAAAATATCCTGATCATGTTGTTGTAACTTACATCAACTGTTCTGCCGAAATAAAAGCAATGAGCGATTTGGTCTGCACTTCATCAAACGCAGCAAAAATTATTGGTTCTATTCCTTCTGATAAAGAAATCATTTTTGCACCCGATAAAAATTTAGGCAGTTATTTAAAAAAAGAAACACAACGCGAACTAATCCTCTGGGATGGATCTTGTGTAGTTCACGAAGCCTTTTCGCTGGATAAACTAGTCGAAATTTACAA includes:
- a CDS encoding group III truncated hemoglobin; translated protein: MKTDIRNKEDIKVLVDAFYHKIQTDETIGYLFTKIAVVNWEKHLPIMYDFWDNILFHTGNFDGNPMMKHRLLNDKSTLSETHFLHWTQLWRKTVDDLFEGEKADEVKIRAKNIAKAMMNKVVN
- the nadA gene encoding quinolinate synthase NadA, whose protein sequence is MDKKFLIQEIIRLKQEKNAVILAHYYQNEEIQEIADFIGDSLELSKKAQNTNADVIVFAGVHFMAETAKILNPDKKVVLPDFNAGCSLADGCNPKDFKLFKEKYPDHVVVTYINCSAEIKAMSDLVCTSSNAAKIIGSIPSDKEIIFAPDKNLGSYLKKETQRELILWDGSCVVHEAFSLDKLVEIYNKNPNAKIAAHPESESHILKAAHYIGSTSGIINFIKTDPAAVFIVATEAGILHELSKAVPEKTLIPAPSTEDNTCACSECAFMKVNTLEKLYWCLKNESPEILVNEPLRIEALKPIQRMLELS